The proteins below are encoded in one region of Lactuca sativa cultivar Salinas chromosome 3, Lsat_Salinas_v11, whole genome shotgun sequence:
- the LOC111884384 gene encoding cytochrome P450 CYP72A219 isoform X1 has protein sequence MELNFSMINTVVCVVGVIVMIYGWRFFNWIWLKPKKMDKFLRKQGLNGTPYKFLYGDIKEMVQMTAVAKSKPINLNDNIVPRVMPFLYNSAKTYGEGKNFFTWMGPRPLVHVIEPALIREILANYSQFLKKRGGNPLRNILARGLANVEADQWAKHRKIINPAFHVEKLKDMLPAFYVSCSEMINKWEELTKERSSEVDVYPHLQTFTSDVISRTAFGSSYQEGRKIFELQKEQAVLVIKATQSVYIPGSRFLPTKSNRRMKEIDREIKGSIKKIINKRVTAMKAGESSSDDLLGILLDSNYKEIKQQGDKNLGLSIDEVIEECKLFYFAGQETTANLLIWAMILLGQHTNWQDRARDEVLKVFGERKPHFDGLSHLKVINMILHEVLRLYPAGIVLERMIHEETTLGNTTLPTGSLLYLHMMLLHHDSDTWGDDVHEFKPERFAEGVSKATKGQASYFPFGGGPRICIAQNFAMLEAKLALVMILRGFSFELSPSYVHAPHTIITLQPQFGAKLTLHKL, from the exons ATGGAGCTAAATTTTAGTATGATCAACACAGTGGTATGTGTTGTTGGAGTGATAGTGATGATATACGGATGGAGATTTTTCAACTGGATCTGGTTGAAGCCGAAAAAGATGGACAAGTTCCTAAGAAAACAAGGTTTGAACGGAACTCCCTACAAATTTCTATACGGAGACATAAAAGAGATGGTGCAGATGACCGCTGTTGCCAAATCGAAACCCATAAATCTCAACGACAACATCGTCCCACGTGTCATGCCATTTCTGTACAACTCCGCAAAGACTTATG GTGAAGGAAAGAATTTCTTTACATGGATGGGTCCACGACCTTTGGTCCACGTCATAGAACCGGCACTAATACGAGAGATTTTGGCCAATTATTCTCAGTTTCTAAAGAAAAGAGGAGGAAATCCATTAAGAAATATTCTAGCAAGAGGGCTAGCAAATGTTGAGGCTGATCAATGGGCAAAACATAGAAAGATAATCAATCCTGCTTTCCATGTCGAAAAGCTCAAG GATATGTTACCTGCTTTTTACGTAAGCTGTAGTGAGATGATCAACAAATGGGAAGAATTAACAAAGGAAAGATCGAGTGAAGTTGATGTTTACCCTCATCTCCAAACATTTACTAGTGATGTAATTTCACGTACAGCATTTGGTAGCAGCTATCAGGAAGGAAGAAAAATATTTGAACTTCAAAAAGAACAAGCAGTGTTAGTTATTAAGGCTACACAATCAGTGTATATTCCAGGATCAAG ATTTTTGCCTACAAAGAGCAATAGAAGGATGAAGGAGATTGACCGAGAAATAAAGGGATCAATaaagaaaattataaataaaagagTAACAGCAATGAAAGCTGGGGAAAGTAGTAGCGATGATTTATTGGGCATATTATTGGATTCGAACTACAAAGAGATCAAACAACAAGGGGATAAAAATTTAGGGCTGAGTATTGATGAAGTCATCGAAGAGTGCAAACTCTTTTATTTTGCAGGGCAAGAAACTACTGCAAACTTGCTTATTTGGGCAATGATTTTGTTAGGCCAACATACAAATTGGCAAGATCGTGCTAGAGATGAAGTTTTAAAGGTGTTTGGGGAAAGAAAACCACATTTTGATGGATTAAGTCACCTAAAAGTT aTCAATATGATTTTGCATGAGGTACTTAGGTTATACCCCGCGGGTATAGTATTGGAGCGGATGATTCATGAAGAAACTACACTAGGAAACACAACCTTACCAACCGGTTCACTCCTCTACTTGCACATGATGCTTTTACATCATGATAGTGATACATGGGGTGATGATGTGCATGAGTTCAAGCCTGAGAGATTTGCAGAAGGTGTGTCAAAGGCAACAAAGGGACAAGCATCATACTTCCCTTTTGGAGGGGGTCCACGTATATGCATCGCTCAAAACTTTGCTATGTTGGAAGCAAAATTGGCACTTGTTATGATTCTAAGAGGTTTCTCGTTCGAGCTTTCCCCATCATATGTGCATGCTCCACATACTATCATCACTTTGCAACCTCAGTTTGGTGCTAAACTAACTTTGCACAAACTTTAG
- the LOC111884384 gene encoding cytochrome P450 CYP72A219 isoform X2, translating into MELNFSMINTVVCVVGVIVMIYGWRFFNWIWLKPKKMDKFLRKQGLNGTPYKFLYGDIKEMVQMTAVAKSKPINLNDNIVPRVMPFLYNSAKTYGEGKNFFTWMGPRPLVHVIEPALIREILANYSQFLKKRGGNPLRNILARGLANVEADQWAKHRKIINPAFHVEKLKDMLPAFYVSCSEMINKWEELTKERSSEVDVYPHLQTFTSDVISRTAFGSSYQEGRKIFELQKEQAVLVIKATQSVYIPGSRFLPTKSNRRMKEIDREIKGSIKKIINKRVTAMKAGESSSDDLLGILLDSNYKEIKQQGDKNLGLSIDEVIEECKLFYFAGQETTANLLIWAMILLGQHTNWQDRARDEVLKVFGERKPHFDGLSHLKVANHTIL; encoded by the exons ATGGAGCTAAATTTTAGTATGATCAACACAGTGGTATGTGTTGTTGGAGTGATAGTGATGATATACGGATGGAGATTTTTCAACTGGATCTGGTTGAAGCCGAAAAAGATGGACAAGTTCCTAAGAAAACAAGGTTTGAACGGAACTCCCTACAAATTTCTATACGGAGACATAAAAGAGATGGTGCAGATGACCGCTGTTGCCAAATCGAAACCCATAAATCTCAACGACAACATCGTCCCACGTGTCATGCCATTTCTGTACAACTCCGCAAAGACTTATG GTGAAGGAAAGAATTTCTTTACATGGATGGGTCCACGACCTTTGGTCCACGTCATAGAACCGGCACTAATACGAGAGATTTTGGCCAATTATTCTCAGTTTCTAAAGAAAAGAGGAGGAAATCCATTAAGAAATATTCTAGCAAGAGGGCTAGCAAATGTTGAGGCTGATCAATGGGCAAAACATAGAAAGATAATCAATCCTGCTTTCCATGTCGAAAAGCTCAAG GATATGTTACCTGCTTTTTACGTAAGCTGTAGTGAGATGATCAACAAATGGGAAGAATTAACAAAGGAAAGATCGAGTGAAGTTGATGTTTACCCTCATCTCCAAACATTTACTAGTGATGTAATTTCACGTACAGCATTTGGTAGCAGCTATCAGGAAGGAAGAAAAATATTTGAACTTCAAAAAGAACAAGCAGTGTTAGTTATTAAGGCTACACAATCAGTGTATATTCCAGGATCAAG ATTTTTGCCTACAAAGAGCAATAGAAGGATGAAGGAGATTGACCGAGAAATAAAGGGATCAATaaagaaaattataaataaaagagTAACAGCAATGAAAGCTGGGGAAAGTAGTAGCGATGATTTATTGGGCATATTATTGGATTCGAACTACAAAGAGATCAAACAACAAGGGGATAAAAATTTAGGGCTGAGTATTGATGAAGTCATCGAAGAGTGCAAACTCTTTTATTTTGCAGGGCAAGAAACTACTGCAAACTTGCTTATTTGGGCAATGATTTTGTTAGGCCAACATACAAATTGGCAAGATCGTGCTAGAGATGAAGTTTTAAAGGTGTTTGGGGAAAGAAAACCACATTTTGATGGATTAAGTCACCTAAAAGTT GCCAATCACACTATCTTATAG
- the LOC111880701 gene encoding uncharacterized protein LOC111880701: protein MTTSKSNSSWSGTSRRKNREIIRCSCGDICPIYVSRTPENPGRKFRGCPNYQDEDGGCGHFKWVDEEEDEFRAFKKQLNLQHKDIESVMLLKLIVGLLVSILVCLVVVVIKM from the exons ATGACAACGTCGAAATCAAATTCAAGCTGGAGTGGCACATCAAGAAGGAAAAATCGGGAGATAATACGATGTAGCTGTGGTGATATTTGCCCTATTTATGTTTCACGCACTCCAGAAAACCCAGGACGAAAGTTTCGTGGCTGCCCTAATTACCAG GATGAAGATGGTGGTTGTGGTCATTTCAAATgggttgatgaagaagaagacgaaTTTAGGGCTTTTAAGAAGCAATTGAACCTTCAACATAAAGATATCGAATCTGTGATGTTGCTCAAACTGATTGTAGGGCTGCTAGTGAGTATTTTGGTATGTCTTGTTGTAGTGGTTATTAAGATGTAA